The nucleotide sequence GCAGTCAACAGTGTGTGCACTAATTTGAGGTGTATTATGTTTAGCTTTGCTCTGTGATATACTGATCATTACAATGTTTCGTAGATTGAAGCTCATAGTTTTCTCAGGCCTCTTTAAATTTGTATTATAAGAGTGTCAATTTGGTGGATGGAAAATACGTAATGTGGCAAAGGACTGAAATCCTTCTTCCTGATTTGGAATACGCAGCGAGTCGTTGACAGTTAGTGTAATTTGCAGAGATTATATTAAAATCTACAAGTCTGAGACTATGGCAGAATCAGATTCAGCAGAAGAAGTTCCGGCATTCCCTCCACCGCCAGTGGAGCAGGGAATGCGATATACCGTTGATGTGGATATCCCGATTGAAAATGATGTATTGTCCGTACAATTTCTTCACCATCTGCGTCAAGTGCTTGAACAACAATTTGGAGAAAATCTAGCAATAAATTTGACAAACAAGCAACGAATTCTTCATGCGCCCCCGGGGCTTCCCAATAATGGCCTCCCCCCGGCGCCTCCCAATAATGGGCCCCCCCCACCCCACAATCCAGGGCAAGATCCCCATAACAACAACATCAATGAAAGCAATTACAACAGCAAGGAGGAAAGTGCTAGACTGAAGCAGCAAGAAAGGGCTACactgaagaggaagaagaggaagcagCGTGAAGGTAAATCCTGTCTCTGGAAAACATTTAATATCTCAATTAACATTCTATTTATGTTTCTCCCTGTCCCTAAATCTGTCAAGACCCTCGGCGATTGAACTGCTTTCCTCTTTAGTCAAATATATGGTTTTTTATAACTTAAATTTGTTGAGCCGGACTTATAGCCTACTCCAAACACCGAGCGTGGAAACAGGCCCTTTCTTTGAGAACATGGCAGTCAAATTACATGCACTTGTTGTATTTTATAGCTATGAGTTGCATTCTGGTAAAGAAAGTTGCAATGATGTCTCATAGCCACTTTCTTGCTGCAGCTGAGCATTGGGAAACAATGGAAGGGGTTTCTGGACTACAATGAAACTATTGGATTCATATTTCATGTAAGGATGTTGTTTCTTACGTATATTATTCGTTATTCTATTCAGTTTCGTGTCATGTTGGGGGCCTCGTAAATAAATGAGTAACACCCTATATGCTCTGGTTTTTGCAGAGGATGCGATGAGACCAGGAGAGAAGTGCCAAGAATAAATACGTAGCCTGATGTGTGTAGTACTGTTCTTTGGTAGTGCTCAATGCTTTCCAAACTGCAACAGCATTCTATACTCGCATGCAGAGTAACTTCTGACTAATGTTTGCTCTCTTCGGGCCTCGTTTACAGATTTTAGACGACTTCATATTTTCGGTTTAAGATGTGAATGTGCTACAACGGATGAGTTATATGACTGAGTTTGTTGAGTTGTATACGTCCTACGAAACTGTTCTGTTGAGTTGTTTGGAAGCCTATATAAACGCAAGAAACAGAATCGCATTGAAGACTTTAATTATTTCGTTTTAACTCGATCTTATTGTTAAGTAACGAACAAAGTCCATACAACCATCACGTAACTAACATCCACGAAGAAGTGGAGGACCAGCCAAGTCTCCATACTGTTACTGTTGGAGGACCACCTGCAAGTGTAGTAGTAGTGGTGAAATGTCGAATTTAAAGTCGAAGGTATTGACACCAGTGTGAAGACCTGTTAGAACCAGTCAAATGTCacttatacaatatataataatttgcACAGTTTATTACAAATGAAAAATACAACAATAGATACTATATATCAAAATATAAACACTTAAATGAAATTGCacataaaatcacaaatcacTGACTTGTTATTTGAAGAAAAACTGAAtccaaaaagaaataaaaaacgtAGCTTCTGTTTTTCACCAACCCGAGCCCAAACCCTTCAAGTTTAAAGCCTAAAGTCCTTGGCTTTAGCTTAGTTTCTTTCAAATGGACCACACTTTTGATTCCCCCCACTACACTCCTCATTGTCAACATGGTTGGTGTTGTAGCTGGATTTTCGGACGCCCTTAACAAGGGATACGAAGCTTGGGGGCCCCTTTTCGGGAAGGTTTTCTTCGCCTTCCGGGTGATTCTTCATCTCTATCCCTTCCTCAAAGGTCTCATGGGACGCCAAAACCGGACTCCAACCATCGTTATTTTGTGGTCAGTGCTCTTGGCCTCTGTCTTCTCTCTTGTTTGGGTGAAGATAAATCCCTTTGTGAGCAAAGTGGACAGCTCAACGCTTGCTCAAAGCTGCATTTCCATAGACTGCTGAGACTTTACCTGAAAGTTTTCCACGATTTTGAATTCGTTATAGTTTGAATGCGGGGAAAAACTCGATTTCTGGGAATCACAAGTGAGTTCTTTGTAGCTTAGAAAGATTtgtaatgattttttttcctttttcttttggattTTGACAATCAGTGCGTAAAGATTTAATCAATGCTGTCCTACAATATCAGTGTAAGAAGATGTTGTAATTGTCCCTTCCAATTGCATTTGGATCACGTCTCATCATCACTTAGTGATGTATTTTTTGTCTATTTTTTGTTCTAAATCATTAACGTTGGGGAGAAAAACATGTGTACGGGATCTGAACACATGATTTGTAAGAcaatttttgtaaaatatgGGATATTCTTTGTTAGATTCAATATGAGAGTTGTCATAGTTAAGCATTTGTTTCGAAGCTTTCCTCCAACAATGTGAATAGGGCATGGATACAGTTATCCCACGGAGTTACGCTCACAATGGAATGGACTCGGTGGTACCAACCATATAGGGCAGCAGACTCAAAGGTCTAGGAGTTAGAGACTAGTGTGAAGTTGTGTCgaacaaaacacaaaataacatattgaccaaaaaaaaaacacaaaataacatTATTTTATGGGAAAGATTGAACGAATGACGTGATCTGTGATTATACCGAAGCATTTTCCCTAACAAGACTTTTCTCGTACACTAGCTAACACATCATTTTCTtattagtaaccttgtcttgATGGAAAAGCAGAAATATGAGCATCAGAGTACGGCCCCCACTCCCGATCGAATGGTCACTCTCCCTCGCATGGTCTCAGAACCAGAAATCTTACCGTTGTTTCCCAACTAAATTCCTCAAAACCTTTCTACTTCTATGTCACTCCctctttcttttaaaataagTCACAACAACACAATgattgttttctatatatattaaaaaaatatagagtaTACCGTAAGGCAAAAGGGTTGGACTCAACAAAAGTCCACTTGAGAttctttctaaatttctatgtttggAGTAGACGGGCTCAGAAATTCAGGTTGTTCAAAAGAGAGATCATAACTgtttaaaacttcatttttttgtaaaatggaTCAGTGTAATAGGATGTTTTAGACACAGAATTTCGGAGAATATCTCAACTCTAACTAAAAAATATTGGATTTtcagattttatattataaatccTGTTGGGTTTTTGGCCTTTGCCTTTAACGGAAGGCTAAATATTTAAAAGAAATTTGTCGGATTAACAAGCCATTtacttattatttaattaattactccATTAATTAACCTGTTGAAAACTGGAAAGCTGAAATCTGCCTTCGAGTCCTTCTGATGAgaatttttttcagattttctttgtCGGGATCCTAAAGAATTTTCATATATTCATTGTGTGAtcaattttcattaagtatgtttaattttaaataaaataatttaaaataattttgacCGCATAATATACgatagaaagttaaaatatgagGAACTTTAGGATCCCCACAATTTAAATCCGGATGAGATCCAAATCCAAGTTGTTGACCCATGTTCTTGTATTTAACAGAAAATGATCCTCTCCTAATCTCTTTCCAACTAATCCACCTAGTTCGGGAtctggatcgttgaaatttaattcaactgCTACAAATAAGGGATCCCTTTAAAAATGATAATAACTATAGCCggtaaatcaaatttcaacgatccgaattCCGAACTAGATGGATTAGGTGGAAATTgattcggagaggatccctttccgtaTTTAACAGCAGCACATATGTTCAAACAAGGTGCACGTGTGGCCACATAAGAATGTCCCTGGTTTTATCGTTATTTACACACTCAACCAGGCCAGCCTTTTCATACAGGCAACCACTCTTTTATTTTCCATAATTAATGCTGCAAAAAGACAAAGGTGAAAAAGTTGGtagattattattttgtttgccTAAATGGTGTTAATTGCTGCTGGTTTAATTTCTCCAACTTGATTAATTCAACACTTTTTGACAAATAAAGGGGACGAATAAGGATGGTAAAAATCATCATGACAAATCTTTATGTTTATCAACTACAAATCATCATTAAACTTCAAATTAACTAATTACCTTACTccttggaagaaaaaaaatcaactacTATGTTGATCGCTCAAAGTTGTCACTTAGAATTACTATTTAGTAAATAATATTCTctacttgtaagtgaaaaatTTTTAATTCAAGAATTTTATCTGAGGAGGGGCCTCACAACATGAAAAATTAGAGTAAATTGCAAAAACGTTGAAAGACCCATCAAATTCTATTCAGTGAGCTAAAAACATTGTAGAAACTCAAATGCTTGAATATGAGGTAAATAGTTAAGCGataacatttaaaaataatatgacAAAAGGactaaagaaaatacaaagaaaagtTAATAGCAAAATGAGGGAAAGGGAAATCTACACTGAAATAAGAGAGATGAGTGAACAAGAGGCCTGcaaagaaaaagagaatttGGACTGAGAAGaggcacacttgaattttaatAGTATTCGACTGATAAGCAACAAGAACAATATGTTATGGTTTGTCTAAAGGAAATCCAGGTCCTACTGCATGTGGATGAGTTTTCAGGAATTGCCATGGTCATTTTGTTGGAGGTTTCTGTCAACGGATTGGTCATCGCAACTCTTGTTTTGCAAAGTTATCAGCAATTATTATTGGTATTGAGTTTGCATATCAGCGGGGTTAGCATTGTCTTTGGTTGGAAAGTGATAGTTCTAGTATTATTTCTGCTCTTCAATCGTCTGATTTTGATCCTCCTTGGCCTCTTCATACGCAATAGTCTATATGTTTGGATCGCATTCGGAAAATGACTTTCTACACATCTCACATATATCGCAAAGGAAATCTTGTTGTGGACAATCTTGCTAACATGGGCTTGTCTTCTCCATCTTTAACATGGCATGATTCTCCTCCGATGGCGGTTCGTGCTGCTTTGTTTTCAGACTATGTTGGCTTGCCTGGTTACCGATtctcaaattaatgtgcatgTCGACATCCAGGTttgtctcacttttttttttctcctaactttatggtgttgtttgacttgttttgcaggtttagACCTTTAGGTTTGATTCTAAAGGGGTTAGGTTTCATGTTCACCCCTCTTTTCTTTGTATCATTCTCTAAAGTTTATGTCCCCCTGATTAggtgtaatttattttttcgttATTAATAAAATTACCCTCGTACAGTCGAgatcttccaaaaaaaaaaggcagaaTGGTCCAAAACCATTCTAATCCCTTAGTGGCTCCACATATAAACAATGAATGACTACCAACCAGCATTAATAAGATGAGTATGAAACTCAAATAACATTTGTTAGCCTATCATAATTGCTCGAAAATAATAAGCTAAGAATTTATCACGGTTTTGAGGTGTAGCGGAAAAATATAAATAGTGAAGAAGCACAAAACATCAATTTTAAAACAAGCATGAAGCGGGCTGTAAACTCAGACCTGCGAAGAGGTGAGTTCACCTTCATGTTCGTATCTTGATAATGAGGTGAATGCAGGAGGAATACCAGCTGGACAATGAAAACAAAAGTCCCGTTATGCAACTTTTGCAAGAGTTGAAGGGCATAAAAGTAATTCTAAGAGACAACACAGCATCCTAAATCTCATATCATTGTTCCCAAGCTCTCTCACAGGTCACTCACTGTACACACTCAAGCACCTCACACAAATACACACTCACACTCTTCCCCATAACgccaaagctctctctctctctctctctttttctctctcttaaaaAAATGGAACCACCACCACTGCCTCTCACTCTGcttctccacctcctcctcctcctctccgcCACCGCCCTCTCAGCCAAAGCACCACTCCCCCCAACCCCATCTCCCAACTCCTCCCCCACCCCACCGAATTCTACCACCACCCCAAGGTCCCCAACCTTACCATCCTCACCATCAGCCAAAGCACCACTCCCCCCAACCCCATCTCCCACCTCCTCCCCCACCCCACCGAATTCTACCACCACCCCAAGGTCCCCAACCTTACCATCCTCACCATCTTCAAGCACACTTGACCCAAAGCAACTCAGAGCCCTCCAGTCCCTCAACATTCCCACCTCCAAAGACCCCTGCAGAAACCCCTCCATCCTCCCCCCAAACACCACCATCT is from Malus sylvestris chromosome 5, drMalSylv7.2, whole genome shotgun sequence and encodes:
- the LOC126622930 gene encoding uncharacterized protein LOC126622930, translating into MAESDSAEEVPAFPPPPVEQGMRYTVDVDIPIENDVLSVQFLHHLRQVLEQQFGENLAINLTNKQRILHAPPGLPNNGLPPAPPNNGPPPPHNPGQDPHNNNINESNYNSKEESARLKQQERATLKRKKRKQREAYSKHRAWKQALSLRTWQSNYMHLLYFIAMSCILVKKVAMMSHSHFLAAAEHWETMEGVSGLQ